The following proteins come from a genomic window of Elusimicrobiota bacterium:
- a CDS encoding phospholipase D family protein, producing MKPSPHSFFLSLAAALFLSASAAARPTPVEFVPGDRYFDTLTGLVARSTASVVAYVYLYSLTPLHAESLPVRLADALGAAAARGVRVEVVFNSLSVLGGEEVDSLNDRNRAAAERLAQKGVRVFFEDAPALLHAKAVLVDGTAALLGSSNWSAKSWTENIETNLLLREPAVLRPLAAYLGQIPRTPYVPDAAVRLPASLLASPAGLGLMSRRRAENAFDLYLWLLKESQAPGATGPVRVPLEAVADRMGKPRLRPQQKRFFVSRTLRELQHRYGLLTVAFQKDSDALVTLLPLGPDTFSLSRDYWSFGWDRRLAFPGKLMLVLGRYYSERSPERPRWRRSKFTLERDHGVSESTLDRGTVELKRADLLEVHPSPLSPAGGPRPPNEYTPNPFHDPALRAAARQALVALHGPDKVSRAARIAAAFYEDADIGAVEALIALENAHGPERIAHAVARVGAKAPDNPKRNLGYLIAVVRNPDRPAPAVEP from the coding sequence ATGAAACCTTCACCCCACTCCTTCTTCCTGTCCCTCGCCGCCGCCCTGTTTCTTTCCGCCTCGGCCGCCGCGCGGCCGACCCCGGTCGAGTTCGTTCCCGGCGACCGCTATTTCGACACTCTCACGGGGCTGGTCGCCCGTTCCACCGCCTCGGTTGTCGCCTACGTCTACCTCTATTCCTTGACGCCCCTTCACGCCGAGTCGCTCCCCGTCCGCCTGGCCGACGCCCTCGGGGCCGCCGCCGCGCGGGGGGTGCGGGTCGAGGTGGTTTTCAACAGCCTCTCCGTCTTGGGCGGCGAAGAAGTCGACTCCTTGAACGACCGCAATCGCGCCGCCGCCGAGCGTTTGGCGCAAAAAGGCGTGCGCGTGTTCTTCGAAGACGCCCCCGCCCTTCTCCACGCCAAAGCCGTTTTGGTCGACGGCACGGCGGCCCTTCTCGGCTCCTCCAACTGGTCCGCCAAATCCTGGACCGAAAACATCGAAACCAACCTCCTCCTCCGCGAACCCGCCGTCCTGCGTCCCCTGGCGGCGTACCTGGGCCAAATCCCCCGCACGCCCTACGTGCCGGACGCCGCCGTGCGCCTTCCCGCGTCGCTGTTGGCGTCCCCCGCCGGCCTGGGGTTGATGAGCCGCCGCCGCGCCGAAAACGCCTTCGACCTTTACCTTTGGTTGCTTAAGGAATCCCAAGCCCCCGGCGCCACCGGCCCCGTTCGCGTCCCCTTGGAGGCCGTGGCCGACCGGATGGGGAAACCCCGCCTTCGTCCCCAACAAAAGCGGTTTTTCGTTTCAAGGACGCTGCGGGAACTGCAACACCGCTACGGTCTCCTCACCGTCGCGTTTCAAAAAGATTCCGACGCCCTGGTCACGCTCCTTCCCCTCGGCCCCGACACTTTTTCGCTCTCCCGGGACTACTGGTCCTTCGGGTGGGACCGCCGCCTCGCCTTCCCCGGCAAGCTCATGCTTGTTCTCGGGCGTTATTATTCGGAACGCTCCCCCGAGCGCCCCCGCTGGCGCCGGTCCAAGTTCACCCTCGAACGGGACCACGGCGTCTCCGAATCGACCCTGGATCGGGGCACGGTTGAGCTCAAACGCGCCGATCTCTTGGAAGTTCACCCCTCGCCGCTCTCCCCCGCGGGCGGCCCCCGCCCGCCCAACGAATACACCCCCAACCCGTTCCACGACCCCGCCCTCCGCGCCGCCGCCCGCCAAGCCCTTGTCGCGCTTCACGGCCCCGACAAAGTGTCCCGCGCCGCCCGCATCGCCGCCGCGTTCTACGAAGACGCCGACATCGGCGCCGTCGAAGCGCTGATCGCGCTCGAAAACGCCCACGGCCCCGAGCGCATCGCCCACGCCGTCGCGCGCGTCGGCGCCAAAGCGCCCGACAACCCCAAACGCAACCTCGGCTACCTCATCGCCGTCGTCCGCAACCCCGACCGCCCCGCCCCCGCGGTCGAACCCTAA
- the nifJ gene encoding pyruvate:ferredoxin (flavodoxin) oxidoreductase gives MSKKMVTIDGNEAVCHVAYKLNEVIAIYPITPSSSLSERADLLASMKQPNLWGEVPSVVEMQSEGGAAGAVHGALQTGSLSTTFTSSQGLLLMIPNMYKIAGELTSTVFHIAARSIAAQGLSIFNDHQDVMAVRQTGWAILSSNGVQEAMDLSAIAQASTLRSRVPFVHFFDGFRTSHEIQKVELVSDEVLNGMIDMDLVNAHRQRGLSPEHPFIRGTAQNPDVYFQARETVNPYYAAVPGIVQGEMDRYARLTGRPYKVYDYYGHPEADRVVVMMGSGCESVSEVVDYLNARGEKVGVLKVRLFRPFAADLFLNAFPKTVKQIAVLDKTKEPGAQGEPLYLDVSTAVMESLINNQLPFALPRIYGGRYGLSSKEFNAGMIKGLYDHMKAGTMKNHFTLGINDDVSHTSLTYDPNFIVEDKDTVRAVFWGLGGDGTVSANKNSIKIIGEDTPNFAQGFFFYDSKKAGAITISHLRFGKKPIRSSYLIQKANFVACHDYNFMGKYDVLKYAEEGATFLLNSPFSADKVWEDLPATAQHRIIEKKVKFYVLDGYGVAKKVGLGRRFNIPLQTAFFALANILPKDEAVKHIKEYIEKTWSKKGEEIVRMNKAAVDQALETLAEVKYPQTVSSAKAMQPPVTADAPDFVQNVTAMMIKGEGDLLPVSALPADGTYPSGTTQYEKRNLALEMPVWDEKLCIQCGKCVIICPHACIRGKLYDQAAADAAPAEFLKAKAMFGPSFKDKFYTIQVAPEDCTGCTLCVQVCPAKSKTDPSYRAINMVEQPPIREREKVKWAYFDALPDINSYSMDMKAVKNVQLRDPLFEFSGACAGCGETPYLKLVTQLYGERAIVANATGCSSIYGGNLPTTPWSKSQRGFGPAWSNSLFEDAAEFGFGMTLSYVKKVGYARNLVSGLRDQIGAELADSVLNAQQITDTQIEEQRDRVAKIQEKLKTLSGPKVKDLQNLAENLVRKSLWIVGGDGWAYDIGYGGLDHVLASGENVNVLILDTEVYSNTGGQSSKSTPFGAIAKFASGGKGKPKKDLGLIAMTYQNIYVAQVAMAANDNQALKAFIEAEQYDGPSLIIAYSPCIEHGYDLSGSIKQTKSAVDSGYWPLFRYDPRLAKQGKNPFQLDSKKTLPLRDHLLGENRFVPLTKGKDDQTLQSMDLAQKAIDARWAFYERLANQAAPSVSTVNSAESLPPMAAAVVTK, from the coding sequence ATGTCTAAAAAAATGGTCACGATCGACGGCAACGAAGCGGTTTGCCACGTTGCCTACAAACTGAACGAAGTCATCGCGATTTATCCCATCACCCCGTCGTCCAGCCTCTCCGAACGGGCCGATTTGCTGGCGTCCATGAAGCAACCCAATTTGTGGGGCGAAGTCCCCAGCGTGGTCGAAATGCAGTCCGAAGGCGGCGCCGCCGGCGCCGTGCACGGCGCCCTCCAAACGGGTTCCCTCTCCACCACCTTCACCTCGTCGCAGGGGCTTCTGTTGATGATCCCCAACATGTACAAGATCGCCGGTGAGCTGACTTCCACGGTGTTCCACATCGCGGCCCGTTCCATCGCCGCCCAGGGCTTGTCCATTTTTAACGACCACCAAGACGTCATGGCGGTCCGCCAGACGGGCTGGGCCATCCTTTCGTCCAACGGCGTGCAAGAGGCCATGGACCTGTCCGCCATCGCCCAGGCCAGCACGCTCCGCTCGCGGGTGCCCTTCGTCCACTTCTTCGACGGGTTCCGCACCTCCCACGAAATCCAAAAAGTGGAGCTGGTCTCCGACGAGGTGTTGAACGGCATGATCGATATGGACCTCGTCAACGCGCACCGCCAGCGCGGCCTCTCGCCCGAGCACCCCTTCATCCGCGGCACGGCCCAAAACCCCGACGTCTACTTCCAGGCCCGCGAAACCGTGAATCCTTATTACGCCGCGGTCCCCGGCATCGTGCAGGGGGAGATGGACCGCTACGCCCGGCTCACGGGCCGTCCCTACAAGGTTTACGATTACTACGGCCACCCCGAAGCCGACCGCGTGGTCGTGATGATGGGCTCCGGCTGCGAGTCCGTCTCCGAAGTGGTGGATTATTTGAACGCGCGTGGCGAAAAAGTGGGCGTGCTCAAAGTCCGCCTGTTCCGCCCCTTCGCCGCGGACCTTTTCCTCAATGCCTTCCCCAAGACGGTGAAACAGATCGCCGTTCTGGACAAAACCAAAGAGCCGGGCGCCCAGGGCGAGCCGCTTTACCTCGACGTCTCCACCGCCGTCATGGAATCGCTCATCAACAACCAGCTGCCCTTCGCCCTGCCCCGCATCTACGGCGGCCGCTACGGGCTCTCCTCCAAAGAATTCAACGCCGGGATGATCAAAGGCCTCTACGACCACATGAAGGCCGGAACCATGAAGAACCACTTCACCCTGGGCATCAACGACGACGTCAGCCACACCAGCCTCACCTACGACCCGAACTTCATCGTCGAGGACAAAGACACCGTCCGCGCCGTGTTCTGGGGCTTGGGCGGCGACGGCACCGTGTCCGCCAACAAAAACTCCATCAAAATTATCGGCGAAGACACGCCCAATTTTGCCCAAGGGTTCTTCTTCTACGATTCCAAGAAAGCCGGCGCCATCACGATCAGCCACCTGCGCTTCGGCAAAAAGCCCATCCGTTCGTCCTACCTCATTCAAAAGGCCAACTTCGTGGCCTGCCACGACTACAACTTCATGGGCAAGTACGACGTCTTGAAATACGCCGAAGAGGGAGCGACGTTCCTGCTCAACAGCCCGTTCTCGGCGGACAAAGTGTGGGAAGACCTTCCCGCCACCGCCCAACATCGGATCATCGAGAAAAAAGTGAAATTCTACGTCCTGGACGGTTACGGCGTGGCCAAGAAAGTCGGCCTCGGCCGCCGCTTCAACATCCCGCTCCAGACGGCTTTCTTCGCCCTGGCCAACATCCTGCCCAAGGACGAAGCCGTCAAACACATCAAGGAATACATCGAAAAGACCTGGTCCAAGAAAGGCGAAGAGATCGTCCGCATGAACAAAGCCGCGGTCGACCAAGCCCTCGAGACGCTGGCCGAGGTGAAATACCCGCAGACGGTCTCCTCCGCCAAGGCCATGCAGCCGCCCGTCACCGCCGACGCGCCCGACTTCGTCCAAAACGTCACCGCCATGATGATCAAAGGCGAGGGCGACCTGCTGCCGGTCTCGGCGTTGCCCGCCGACGGCACTTACCCCTCGGGCACCACGCAGTACGAGAAGCGCAACCTCGCCCTCGAAATGCCGGTTTGGGACGAAAAGCTCTGCATCCAGTGCGGCAAGTGCGTGATCATCTGCCCCCACGCCTGCATCCGCGGCAAGCTGTACGACCAGGCCGCCGCCGACGCCGCCCCGGCCGAGTTCCTCAAGGCCAAGGCCATGTTCGGCCCGTCCTTCAAAGACAAGTTCTACACCATCCAGGTCGCCCCCGAAGATTGCACGGGCTGCACCCTCTGCGTGCAGGTCTGCCCCGCCAAATCCAAAACCGACCCCAGCTACCGCGCCATCAATATGGTGGAGCAGCCGCCCATCCGGGAGCGAGAAAAAGTCAAATGGGCCTATTTCGACGCCCTGCCGGACATCAATTCCTATTCCATGGACATGAAAGCCGTCAAAAACGTCCAACTGCGCGACCCGCTCTTTGAGTTCTCGGGCGCCTGCGCGGGCTGCGGCGAGACCCCGTACCTCAAGCTGGTCACCCAGCTCTACGGAGAGCGCGCCATCGTGGCCAACGCCACGGGCTGCTCCTCGATCTACGGCGGCAATCTGCCCACCACGCCCTGGTCCAAATCCCAACGCGGGTTCGGTCCGGCCTGGTCCAACAGCTTGTTCGAAGACGCGGCCGAGTTCGGGTTCGGCATGACCCTCTCCTACGTGAAAAAAGTGGGTTACGCCCGCAACCTGGTGAGCGGTCTACGCGACCAAATCGGCGCCGAGTTGGCCGACAGCGTGCTCAACGCGCAACAGATCACCGACACGCAGATCGAAGAGCAGCGTGACCGCGTGGCCAAAATTCAGGAAAAGCTGAAAACCCTGAGCGGCCCCAAGGTCAAAGACCTGCAGAACCTGGCCGAGAACCTGGTGCGTAAATCCCTCTGGATCGTCGGCGGCGACGGCTGGGCCTACGACATCGGTTACGGCGGGCTGGACCACGTCCTGGCCAGCGGCGAAAATGTCAACGTCTTGATCTTGGACACCGAGGTCTACTCCAACACGGGCGGCCAGTCGTCCAAATCAACCCCCTTCGGGGCGATCGCCAAATTCGCTTCCGGGGGCAAGGGCAAACCCAAGAAAGACCTGGGCCTCATCGCCATGACGTACCAAAACATCTACGTCGCCCAGGTCGCCATGGCCGCCAACGACAACCAGGCCCTCAAAGCCTTTATTGAGGCCGAGCAGTACGACGGCCCGTCGCTCATCATCGCCTACAGCCCCTGCATTGAGCACGGCTACGATCTTAGCGGCAGCATCAAGCAGACGAAAAGCGCGGTGGATTCCGGTTACTGGCCGCTCTTCCGCTACGATCCCCGTTTGGCCAAGCAGGGCAAAAACCCCTTCCAGTTGGACAGCAAAAAAACCCTCCCCTTGCGGGACCATTTGCTGGGGGAAAACCGCTTCGTCCCGCTGACCAAAGGGAAGGACGACCAAACCCTCCAATCGATGG
- a CDS encoding DUF853 family protein: MALAPLLVAKSTRDLTLLPGMANRHGLVAGATGTGKTVTLQGMAEGFSRLGVPVFLADVKGDLAGLAQPGSEKPKIAERIQQLGLAPFAFEGFPVTFWDVFGQQGHPLRATVSEMGPLLLSRLLNLNEVQAGVLTIAFRVADDQGLLLLDLKDLRALLQHVGDNAAQFQTQYGQVSAASIGAIQRGLLELESQGGDKLFGEPALALADLIQTDLSGRGQINILAADRLMTAPKTYATLLLWILAELFEQLPEVGDPEKPRLVFFFDEAHLLFNDAPPALLEKIEQVVRLIRSKGIGVYFVTQNPLDVPARVLAQLSNRVQHALRAFTPQDQRAVKAAAETFAANPTVDVETAITQLAVGEALVSFLDAAGRPTPVERAFVLPPRSQIGPLTPDQRQAVLRQSRLLGRYEQLLDRESAFEKLKTRAVQTLGPAPAAEPARGPGRPADGLFESMAKSAARAAASQAGRQIMRGLLGSIFGRR, from the coding sequence ATGGCCCTCGCACCCCTGCTCGTCGCCAAATCCACCCGCGATCTGACCCTTTTGCCCGGCATGGCCAACCGCCACGGCCTCGTGGCCGGAGCCACCGGCACCGGGAAAACCGTCACCCTCCAAGGGATGGCCGAGGGCTTCAGCCGCCTCGGCGTGCCGGTCTTCTTGGCCGACGTCAAGGGCGATCTCGCGGGCCTGGCCCAGCCGGGGAGCGAAAAACCCAAAATCGCCGAACGCATCCAACAGCTCGGGCTTGCCCCCTTCGCCTTCGAAGGGTTCCCCGTGACCTTTTGGGACGTTTTCGGCCAGCAGGGTCACCCCCTGCGCGCCACGGTCTCCGAGATGGGCCCTCTGCTATTGTCCCGTTTATTGAATCTAAACGAGGTCCAGGCCGGTGTTTTGACCATTGCTTTTCGCGTGGCCGACGACCAGGGCCTCCTGTTGTTGGATCTCAAGGATCTTCGCGCCCTTCTCCAGCACGTGGGCGACAACGCCGCCCAATTTCAAACCCAATACGGCCAGGTGTCGGCCGCCTCCATCGGCGCCATCCAGCGCGGGTTGCTCGAGCTGGAAAGCCAGGGGGGGGACAAGCTGTTCGGCGAGCCCGCCCTGGCCTTGGCGGATTTGATTCAGACCGATCTTTCCGGCCGCGGGCAGATCAATATTTTGGCGGCGGACCGGCTCATGACCGCCCCCAAAACCTACGCCACCCTTTTGTTGTGGATCCTCGCCGAGTTGTTCGAGCAATTGCCCGAGGTCGGCGACCCGGAAAAGCCCCGCCTCGTCTTCTTTTTCGACGAGGCCCATTTGCTCTTCAACGACGCCCCGCCCGCCCTGCTGGAAAAAATCGAGCAGGTCGTCCGTTTGATCCGCTCCAAAGGCATCGGGGTCTATTTTGTCACCCAAAACCCTCTCGACGTGCCCGCCCGGGTGCTCGCCCAATTGTCGAACCGGGTCCAGCACGCCCTGCGCGCCTTCACCCCGCAGGATCAGCGCGCCGTCAAAGCCGCCGCCGAAACCTTCGCCGCCAATCCCACCGTGGACGTCGAAACCGCCATCACCCAATTGGCCGTGGGCGAAGCCCTGGTCTCCTTTTTGGACGCGGCGGGCCGCCCCACCCCGGTGGAGCGGGCCTTCGTTTTGCCGCCCCGCAGCCAAATCGGCCCCCTCACGCCGGACCAGCGCCAGGCGGTCCTTCGCCAATCTCGCCTGCTCGGCCGCTACGAACAGCTTTTGGACCGCGAATCCGCCTTCGAAAAGCTCAAAACCCGCGCCGTTCAAACCCTCGGCCCCGCCCCGGCCGCCGAGCCCGCCCGGGGTCCCGGCCGTCCGGCGGACGGCCTGTTTGAGTCCATGGCCAAAAGCGCGGCGCGGGCCGCCGCCAGCCAGGCCGGTCGGCAGATCATGCGGGGCCTTTTGGGGTCTATTTTCGGTCGCCGCTGA